In the genome of Haloferax mediterranei ATCC 33500, one region contains:
- a CDS encoding multicopper oxidase domain-containing protein has product MTDQHGKSNPPTDEDEAASLTKGLEERLVNSVKNHEGVTRRAVLGGLAIAGSTAITGMGTAQSNTTSTKQKEVMGFGAPGEYTKQQFNPHGFLREFNTGDSTNQRDAIFGRNDYDLNAGVYEENGQTVREFNLVAVDVEQEILPGVTFPMWTYNGQVPGPTLRAEEGDLIRVNFTNGSAKMDHTIHPHLRNLNPRMDGIPQNGPGLLKPGESFTYEWQAQPVGTHLYHCHTLPLKAHVHRGLYGTIIIDPKPEKVRENPRKYIDYHGPITEEVREMAAERARSRNMVSHADYAPDGYDGVDEMVMVMNGFDTNFNGDNEVYGVNTRGFCYAPSQTDAYDGEWKAGQTKKPIQIDTDELQRVHLVNMIEFDFVNSFHTHSQFFDYYDAGTTLFPNRKTIDTVLMCQAQRGVIELDYGNHQPGLYMFHAHQSEFAELGWMSFFEVN; this is encoded by the coding sequence ATGACAGACCAACATGGGAAATCCAACCCACCAACAGATGAGGACGAAGCGGCCTCACTCACGAAGGGCCTCGAAGAGCGACTAGTGAATTCGGTGAAAAACCACGAGGGCGTCACACGAAGGGCAGTACTCGGCGGTCTCGCAATCGCCGGCAGTACCGCTATCACTGGGATGGGAACTGCGCAGTCGAACACAACCAGCACGAAGCAAAAGGAAGTGATGGGATTTGGCGCACCCGGTGAATACACCAAGCAACAGTTCAATCCGCACGGATTCCTCCGAGAATTCAACACCGGTGACTCGACGAATCAACGCGACGCTATCTTCGGACGAAACGACTACGACCTCAATGCGGGTGTCTACGAAGAGAACGGTCAAACGGTCAGAGAATTCAATTTGGTCGCGGTCGATGTCGAGCAAGAGATTCTACCCGGTGTTACGTTTCCAATGTGGACGTACAACGGGCAAGTGCCGGGACCGACACTCCGTGCCGAAGAAGGCGACCTTATTCGGGTCAATTTCACGAACGGGTCCGCGAAGATGGACCACACAATCCATCCGCATCTGCGGAACCTCAACCCGCGGATGGACGGGATTCCACAGAACGGGCCGGGACTTCTCAAGCCCGGTGAATCGTTCACCTACGAGTGGCAAGCACAACCCGTCGGAACCCATCTCTATCACTGCCACACGCTTCCGCTGAAAGCGCACGTCCATCGAGGGTTATACGGGACCATTATCATCGACCCGAAGCCGGAAAAAGTCCGAGAGAACCCACGAAAGTACATCGACTACCACGGCCCAATCACTGAGGAGGTCCGCGAGATGGCCGCCGAGCGAGCCCGGAGCCGAAACATGGTTTCGCACGCCGACTATGCTCCAGATGGGTACGACGGCGTCGACGAAATGGTCATGGTGATGAACGGGTTCGACACGAACTTCAACGGCGATAACGAGGTCTACGGCGTCAACACGCGTGGATTCTGTTATGCACCGTCGCAGACTGACGCATACGATGGCGAGTGGAAAGCCGGCCAGACGAAAAAGCCGATTCAGATAGATACCGACGAGCTACAGCGAGTTCACCTCGTGAACATGATCGAGTTCGACTTCGTGAACTCGTTCCATACCCACTCGCAGTTCTTCGATTATTACGACGCAGGGACGACACTGTTCCCGAATCGGAAAACAATCGACACGGTACTGATGTGCCAAGCACAGCGCGGGGTTATCGAACTCGACTACGGGAATCACCAACCCGGGCTGTACATGTTCCACGCTCACCAGTCCGAGTTCGCCGAACTCGGCTGGATGAGCTTCTTCGAGGTGAACTAG
- a CDS encoding DUF11 domain-containing protein, which yields MSDDDLTRRRVLQGIGITGVVGVTGYGQVTNGTHFGNATVRTEREVPEDDHGDRCPPVEYNLNTGYDQTDDELIPAGSKDDDWDVTGDEKNGAGTVPRDADVVGSNSWPTTFQDSQWISFEPDSGRRLPEEDTQYEYTYCFCLNEGYRNPELTLTLQADDLVEDIRLNGNPLPFSGDGDFQGAPIEETYTSRRYFQPGENCLTVVVRDTQQVVSGVNLVGQMRAENADCDCGCGGCDLSVEKHHEGQFAFGETGTYVVEVCNDGDGECTRAAVVEDELPDGVAFASASGNDWRVSVDNGTITAVHPNPGGLAPGECLPPLVVEVEIAPFEEFPTDIELLRNCADLLGSDEDAANDTGCDEIRCLEGKHAVQGGADDEFAGGNTEATSPSQGLQERIDLPIRDFDESGINKPFAHTFEVPQPPLAGDICEATLSFRARPNGANDNNDFLSLGLWHDDGTKDEEYSWSQSMGERNTPGIFPVQWSENQTGAHETTLDLSDLYNHSQPNADLVSYLRQHGRLDVMIHDDTEVDYMDLAVTYCCGDGTEECTLSVEKTVEEPFRLGDTGTYVIEVCNDGEVPCEEGPINVTDELPDGITLARAGGNGWGISQRNGTLVAEHPNTDGLEPGECLPALYIEVEVPEEYPATDEIRNCVRLFVDDRATAEDCVQHTVTQRER from the coding sequence ATGAGCGACGACGACCTCACCCGCAGGCGGGTTCTGCAGGGCATCGGTATCACCGGAGTCGTGGGAGTGACCGGCTATGGACAGGTGACCAACGGCACGCACTTCGGGAACGCGACCGTGCGGACCGAACGCGAAGTGCCCGAAGATGATCACGGTGACCGCTGTCCGCCGGTAGAATACAACCTCAACACGGGCTACGACCAGACGGACGACGAGCTAATCCCGGCAGGCTCGAAGGACGACGACTGGGACGTGACCGGCGACGAGAAGAACGGAGCGGGGACAGTGCCTCGTGACGCGGACGTGGTTGGAAGCAACTCCTGGCCCACCACGTTCCAGGATAGCCAGTGGATCTCCTTCGAACCCGACAGCGGACGCCGCCTTCCCGAAGAAGACACGCAGTACGAGTACACGTACTGCTTCTGTCTCAACGAAGGCTACCGGAATCCGGAGCTAACGCTGACGCTACAGGCCGACGACCTCGTGGAGGACATCCGTCTGAACGGGAATCCGCTGCCGTTTTCCGGCGACGGTGATTTCCAAGGTGCGCCGATTGAGGAGACGTACACCAGTCGACGCTACTTTCAGCCCGGTGAGAACTGCCTGACGGTGGTCGTACGCGACACCCAACAGGTCGTCTCCGGGGTGAATCTCGTCGGCCAGATGCGCGCGGAGAACGCCGACTGTGACTGTGGCTGTGGCGGCTGTGACCTCTCGGTCGAAAAGCACCACGAGGGGCAGTTCGCGTTCGGTGAGACGGGTACGTACGTCGTCGAAGTGTGCAACGATGGCGACGGCGAGTGTACCCGCGCGGCCGTCGTCGAGGACGAACTCCCCGACGGCGTGGCGTTCGCCTCGGCATCCGGAAACGACTGGCGAGTCTCCGTAGACAACGGGACAATCACCGCAGTGCACCCCAATCCCGGTGGATTGGCACCGGGCGAGTGTCTCCCGCCATTGGTCGTCGAGGTTGAAATCGCGCCCTTCGAGGAATTCCCCACGGATATCGAGTTGTTGCGCAACTGTGCCGACCTGCTTGGCAGCGATGAGGATGCGGCCAACGACACCGGCTGCGACGAAATCCGGTGTCTCGAAGGCAAGCATGCCGTCCAGGGCGGTGCTGACGACGAGTTCGCCGGCGGGAATACCGAGGCGACGTCACCCAGCCAAGGGCTACAGGAGCGCATAGACCTCCCCATTCGGGACTTCGACGAAAGCGGCATCAACAAGCCGTTCGCCCACACGTTCGAGGTTCCGCAGCCACCGCTGGCGGGCGATATCTGCGAGGCGACATTGTCGTTTCGCGCTCGTCCGAACGGTGCCAACGACAACAACGATTTCCTGTCGCTCGGGCTGTGGCACGACGACGGCACGAAAGACGAGGAGTACAGCTGGAGTCAGAGCATGGGAGAACGGAACACGCCCGGCATCTTCCCCGTCCAATGGTCCGAGAACCAGACCGGTGCTCACGAGACGACGCTGGACCTCTCCGACCTCTATAATCATTCCCAGCCGAACGCCGACTTGGTCTCGTACCTCCGACAGCATGGTCGGCTTGACGTGATGATTCACGACGACACCGAAGTCGACTACATGGACCTCGCGGTCACCTACTGCTGTGGTGACGGGACAGAGGAATGTACACTCTCGGTCGAGAAAACCGTGGAGGAACCGTTCAGACTCGGTGACACCGGAACTTACGTCATCGAAGTGTGCAACGACGGCGAGGTACCGTGTGAAGAAGGTCCCATCAACGTGACTGACGAGTTACCGGACGGAATCACCCTCGCAAGAGCGGGCGGCAACGGGTGGGGTATCTCCCAACGTAACGGCACCCTTGTCGCCGAGCATCCCAACACCGACGGACTAGAACCGGGCGAGTGCCTCCCGGCGCTGTATATCGAAGTAGAAGTTCCGGAAGAATATCCCGCCACCGACGAGATTCGAAACTGCGTGCGATTGTTCGTCGACGACCGGGCCACTGCCGAGGACTGCGTCCAACACACGGTCACGCAGCGTGAGCGATAA
- a CDS encoding cupredoxin domain-containing protein, protein MTDDLRFEPETLRVSTDTTVVWENPTSASHTVTAIMERIPENATYFASGDFDSEREARNHSNKGLIRPDETYTHRFRESGTYDYVCLPHEQSRMAGTIVVDAGETK, encoded by the coding sequence ATGACCGATGACCTTCGATTCGAGCCAGAAACGCTTCGGGTCAGTACAGACACGACAGTCGTCTGGGAGAACCCGACGTCGGCAAGCCATACGGTAACTGCAATTATGGAACGCATCCCCGAGAACGCGACGTACTTCGCAAGCGGGGACTTCGACTCCGAGCGTGAAGCCCGAAACCACAGCAATAAGGGACTAATTCGACCGGATGAGACGTACACGCACAGATTCCGTGAATCGGGTACGTACGATTACGTCTGTCTGCCACACGAGCAATCCAGAATGGCAGGAACCATCGTCGTCGATGCTGGTGAAACGAAATGA
- a CDS encoding alkaline phosphatase D family protein, translated as MDVENPPSPDPNAHSRRRFLQRTGGATALAVLGASGQAAAVDEHGRFKADPFSLGVASGDPLPDSVILWTRLAPSPLTRGGGMPDKRVPVQWTVAESEDMTPVVQTGNVFADPAHAHSVHVNVQNLDPNTEYYYQFRTGGYRSPVGRTKTAPEVGATPEEFRFGFASCQAWYDGFYTPYKHMAADELDLIVHLGDYIYEYGIGPNGGVRDTAVPQAYRSEPTTLDRYRLQYGLYKSDADLQAAHASAPWLVTRDDHEVDNNWAGDVPQDPDKQTVEELLKRRAAAFKAYYEHMPFRLEQKPDGPDQKLYRNYTFGDLVEFNVLDTRLYRSDQACGDAFTVDACQKRFKENRTILGDRQQAWLVNNLEASNATWDVLANQVPFAKMDFLRGAADGYRMDQWDGYVADQVAVKNAFEASVNNPVVVTGDFHSNWANDIKSAQNESKTIGTEFIGTSISSGGDGSEFSDINGNKEGVFGKHVVKENENVKYNNNRRGYTRCTLTPDEWVTEFQVVDYVTEPGAPVRTDKRFVVEAGTPGLQEP; from the coding sequence ATGGACGTAGAAAACCCGCCGTCTCCAGACCCGAACGCGCACAGTCGCCGCCGCTTCTTGCAGCGAACCGGCGGTGCAACAGCCCTCGCAGTTCTCGGTGCTTCGGGACAAGCCGCAGCAGTTGATGAACACGGTCGATTCAAAGCAGACCCCTTCTCGCTCGGAGTCGCTTCCGGCGACCCCCTGCCGGATTCCGTGATTCTTTGGACTCGCCTCGCCCCATCCCCGCTCACGCGCGGCGGTGGAATGCCGGATAAACGCGTTCCGGTCCAGTGGACTGTCGCGGAGTCCGAAGATATGACTCCTGTTGTTCAGACCGGGAACGTGTTCGCCGACCCCGCTCACGCCCACTCGGTCCACGTCAACGTGCAGAACCTCGACCCGAATACCGAGTACTACTACCAGTTTAGAACCGGTGGATACCGCAGTCCGGTCGGTCGAACGAAGACCGCTCCGGAAGTCGGGGCAACCCCGGAGGAGTTCAGATTTGGATTCGCGTCGTGTCAAGCCTGGTATGACGGGTTCTACACGCCCTACAAGCACATGGCGGCGGACGAACTCGACCTGATTGTTCACCTCGGAGACTACATCTACGAGTACGGTATCGGTCCGAACGGTGGCGTTCGCGATACGGCCGTTCCGCAGGCGTACCGGTCCGAGCCGACGACACTCGACCGATATCGGCTTCAGTACGGACTGTACAAGTCGGACGCTGACCTCCAAGCCGCCCACGCAAGTGCCCCGTGGCTCGTCACCCGCGACGACCACGAAGTCGACAACAACTGGGCTGGCGACGTGCCGCAGGACCCCGACAAGCAGACTGTCGAAGAACTCCTCAAACGTCGGGCCGCGGCGTTCAAAGCCTACTACGAGCACATGCCGTTCCGGTTGGAACAGAAACCGGACGGTCCCGACCAGAAACTCTACCGGAACTATACGTTCGGCGACCTCGTCGAGTTCAACGTCCTCGACACGCGCCTGTATCGGAGCGACCAAGCCTGTGGCGACGCGTTCACTGTTGATGCGTGTCAAAAGCGGTTCAAGGAGAACCGGACGATTCTCGGCGACCGGCAGCAAGCGTGGTTGGTGAACAATCTCGAAGCGTCGAACGCGACGTGGGACGTGCTCGCCAATCAGGTTCCGTTTGCGAAGATGGACTTCTTACGCGGTGCAGCGGATGGCTACCGAATGGACCAGTGGGACGGGTACGTCGCAGACCAAGTGGCGGTCAAGAACGCCTTCGAAGCGTCCGTCAACAACCCCGTCGTCGTCACCGGCGACTTCCACTCCAACTGGGCGAACGACATCAAAAGCGCACAGAACGAGTCGAAGACAATCGGAACCGAGTTCATCGGAACGTCGATTTCGTCCGGCGGCGACGGCTCCGAGTTCAGCGACATCAACGGGAACAAGGAGGGCGTCTTCGGAAAGCACGTCGTCAAAGAGAACGAGAACGTCAAGTACAACAACAACAGGCGGGGATACACGCGATGTACGCTGACGCCCGATGAATGGGTCACTGAGTTCCAGGTCGTTGACTACGTGACCGAACCGGGCGCACCCGTGCGGACGGACAAGCGATTCGTCGTCGAAGCGGGAACGCCAGGTCTACAAGAGCCCTAA
- a CDS encoding ZIP family metal transporter, with protein sequence MTTEPQSDGGIVQSSKQPFGLPRWLAAIAPLLILGVIIGGFLMTPLLSELGRGGALPVLSIDYTTLPNSETILLHVTNNGPPVEVTQVHVNEANWQFDISSPGRDAYLETGESATIEIPYHWMAGFDYGVNVMIARGATFGTTIVAAQQTPALTGSLLWTLGIVGFLVGVVPVTLGMFWFPFMQTMSRKWLHAVLAFSAGILGFLIFDAGFEAFEVADQVPSYYAGPLLVVLGIVGALLLVQAIMDWRTDDEKQSRLAVAYSAALGIGLHNFAEGLAIGGAFALGRASLGTFLIIGFMAHNITEGPVFVAPLAEGKRPSLGHFAALGLLAGAPAILGGWIGIMTQSPLLIALFLAIGVGALLQVVFDIGDIINGSGSLRSAPNLAGFGIGLVVMYATDLLVTL encoded by the coding sequence ATGACGACAGAACCACAATCCGACGGCGGTATCGTACAGTCCTCGAAACAGCCATTTGGTCTTCCGCGGTGGCTCGCGGCAATCGCACCACTGCTCATCCTCGGTGTCATCATTGGCGGGTTCTTGATGACGCCGTTGCTTTCGGAACTGGGGAGAGGCGGAGCACTTCCCGTGTTATCTATCGATTACACGACACTCCCTAACAGCGAGACGATACTGCTCCACGTCACGAACAACGGACCGCCAGTGGAGGTCACACAAGTCCACGTCAACGAGGCGAATTGGCAGTTCGACATTTCCAGTCCGGGTCGCGACGCGTACCTTGAAACAGGAGAGAGCGCAACCATCGAAATCCCCTATCACTGGATGGCCGGGTTCGATTACGGCGTCAACGTCATGATTGCCAGAGGTGCGACCTTCGGAACGACGATTGTCGCTGCGCAACAGACACCAGCACTGACGGGAAGCCTGCTTTGGACGCTCGGTATCGTCGGATTCCTTGTGGGCGTCGTTCCGGTCACGCTCGGAATGTTCTGGTTCCCGTTCATGCAGACGATGAGTCGCAAGTGGCTTCACGCAGTCCTTGCATTCTCGGCTGGAATTCTCGGATTCCTCATCTTCGACGCTGGCTTCGAGGCGTTCGAAGTGGCAGACCAAGTACCGTCGTACTATGCTGGGCCACTTCTGGTAGTGCTCGGCATTGTCGGTGCGTTACTACTGGTCCAGGCAATCATGGACTGGCGAACTGACGATGAAAAGCAATCACGACTCGCAGTAGCGTACTCGGCAGCACTGGGTATCGGGCTTCACAACTTCGCAGAAGGGCTTGCAATTGGAGGTGCGTTCGCCCTCGGTCGAGCCTCCCTCGGGACGTTCCTCATCATCGGCTTTATGGCCCACAATATCACGGAAGGTCCGGTATTCGTCGCACCGCTCGCAGAGGGGAAGCGGCCGTCGCTCGGCCACTTTGCCGCGCTCGGACTGCTTGCCGGTGCACCAGCCATCCTCGGTGGCTGGATTGGAATCATGACTCAGTCGCCGCTGCTAATCGCGCTGTTCCTTGCCATTGGAGTCGGCGCACTCCTGCAGGTGGTCTTCGATATCGGCGACATCATCAACGGGTCTGGCTCCCTTCGCTCCGCACCAAATCTCGCGGGGTTCGGTATCGGACTCGTCGTGATGTACGCAACCGATCTCTTGGTCACCCTGTAG
- a CDS encoding helix-turn-helix domain-containing protein, which yields MHSITLRVSVEDDFHPANRLLAEDPSISRERIRSVTTLDDGSIVLLYHLRGDLTRVRKHLTNHRGVIESDVPDGTNGLVYIHGRPTVPIRELFDLARTHEVIFEPPFTHIGDALELRMVGEERTLSQVAAAIPSEIDLTLVRKGPYRPETRTLGSKLTSRQREVLAVAVERGYYESPRETTHEEIAAHLGVTTATVSEHLRKIERRVLSALVNEAPTV from the coding sequence GTGCACTCGATTACGCTACGGGTCTCCGTCGAGGACGACTTCCACCCGGCGAATCGGTTACTTGCAGAGGACCCGTCAATCTCGCGCGAACGAATCCGGTCCGTCACGACGCTCGACGACGGCTCAATCGTCCTTCTGTATCACCTTCGTGGGGACCTGACTCGCGTACGGAAGCACCTCACGAACCATCGAGGCGTCATCGAAAGCGACGTTCCGGACGGAACGAATGGGCTCGTGTACATCCACGGGCGGCCGACCGTCCCGATTCGTGAATTGTTCGACCTCGCCCGGACACACGAGGTCATTTTCGAACCTCCCTTCACGCATATTGGTGATGCACTCGAACTGCGGATGGTTGGTGAGGAGCGGACGCTCAGTCAGGTCGCCGCCGCGATTCCTTCGGAGATTGACTTAACGCTCGTCAGAAAAGGCCCGTATCGACCTGAAACACGAACGCTCGGGTCGAAGTTGACTTCCCGTCAACGCGAAGTCCTCGCAGTCGCCGTCGAACGCGGGTACTACGAATCACCGAGAGAAACGACCCACGAGGAGATTGCCGCTCACTTGGGTGTCACAACCGCAACGGTGAGTGAGCACCTCAGAAAAATCGAACGGCGTGTGCTTTCAGCACTCGTCAACGAAGCACCAACGGTCTGA
- a CDS encoding DUF7331 family protein, translated as MRSNGGRETATREVARMRIAETTMSESKNPADDSTDRVADDLYGAYVNYGIVVIYERDEPSNWIQSDSAVDLAEAR; from the coding sequence ATGCGCTCTAACGGCGGCCGCGAAACTGCGACGCGCGAGGTTGCCCGAATGCGCATTGCGGAGACAACTATGAGCGAATCCAAGAATCCAGCCGATGATAGCACCGACCGAGTCGCAGACGACCTGTACGGCGCGTATGTCAACTATGGAATCGTGGTCATTTACGAGCGGGACGAGCCATCCAATTGGATACAGTCCGACAGCGCAGTCGACTTGGCGGAAGCACGGTGA
- a CDS encoding helix-turn-helix transcriptional regulator, whose translation MTSAFPAEMAAAESTPEPSDTPDSPDAPDSPNSVIDSVAPGAGYDDIIIRIKLGRDGTAHWQVLFRYRLDDAADERAFEQARQNVSNPPGVFIDRMQQAVSRAEARTGRSMHVQNGSVETYTSVPAGRFGVVSYRFEWTNFAATTAENQYVLGDAIRRYQLSENESLWIEWSESFRKVSVSPAPDASQERAVRWDGRQWFQSQNPKVVLVATGTAAREGPPILPAVGVAGLLLAVVLGWYGRSRRRGVETQMRDEETLAVPSDELLSNRECVLQLLEDRGGRMKQQELIEAMEWSRTKTSNVVNEMHEAEQIEVFRLGRENVLALPGEIEI comes from the coding sequence GTGACTAGCGCATTTCCCGCTGAGATGGCAGCGGCCGAGTCGACGCCAGAGCCATCGGACACACCTGACTCGCCGGACGCACCCGACTCGCCGAACTCAGTCATCGACTCGGTCGCGCCGGGCGCAGGCTACGACGATATCATCATCCGAATCAAACTCGGCCGCGACGGGACCGCCCATTGGCAGGTTCTGTTCCGATACAGGCTGGATGACGCGGCCGATGAACGCGCTTTCGAACAGGCTCGTCAGAACGTATCGAACCCGCCCGGCGTGTTCATTGACCGGATGCAACAGGCCGTCTCCCGCGCCGAAGCACGGACGGGTCGGTCGATGCACGTCCAGAACGGTTCGGTCGAAACGTACACGTCGGTCCCAGCCGGCCGCTTTGGTGTCGTCAGCTACCGCTTCGAATGGACGAACTTCGCGGCCACGACGGCAGAGAATCAGTACGTCCTCGGCGACGCTATCAGGCGGTACCAGCTCAGCGAGAACGAATCACTGTGGATTGAGTGGTCCGAGAGCTTTCGGAAGGTGTCTGTCTCGCCCGCGCCGGATGCGTCCCAGGAACGCGCCGTCCGCTGGGACGGCCGACAGTGGTTCCAGTCCCAAAATCCGAAAGTCGTCCTCGTCGCGACTGGTACCGCCGCACGGGAGGGGCCGCCAATTCTACCGGCTGTCGGTGTCGCCGGGCTTCTGCTCGCGGTCGTGCTCGGCTGGTATGGCCGTTCGCGCCGGCGCGGTGTCGAGACGCAAATGCGTGACGAGGAGACACTCGCGGTCCCGTCCGACGAACTACTCAGCAACAGGGAGTGCGTCCTCCAACTGTTGGAAGACAGGGGCGGACGGATGAAACAACAGGAACTCATCGAGGCCATGGAGTGGTCCCGAACCAAAACCAGCAATGTCGTCAACGAGATGCACGAGGCCGAACAGATAGAGGTGTTCCGACTCGGACGTGAGAACGTTCTCGCACTCCCCGGAGAAATCGAGATATGA
- a CDS encoding metal-dependent transcriptional regulator, translating into MTSSHAAETTPRELTVAMEDAIVGIYRLQETTDERVSTSELAAELGVEPPSVSSIFSRLAERGLIDREPHRPVALTETGMKVALQLIRNHRLLETFLVECLGYGWEEVHEECDRLEHHVSQRFTTSLESFLSNPETDPHGDPIPDTNLDVPTESNLVHLDTVDEGTTVTVQRILTGERETLEYLASRGLEPEDTVTVEERTPIGLLVISTATGQPRLPTETARQIICSHT; encoded by the coding sequence ATGACGTCCAGCCATGCAGCAGAGACGACGCCCCGTGAACTCACGGTCGCAATGGAAGACGCAATCGTGGGAATCTATCGCCTTCAGGAGACGACGGACGAACGTGTATCGACCTCAGAGTTAGCTGCAGAACTCGGTGTCGAACCACCGTCAGTTTCGAGTATCTTCTCCCGGCTAGCCGAGCGGGGGTTGATCGACCGGGAGCCACACCGACCAGTCGCACTTACAGAAACGGGGATGAAAGTCGCACTGCAACTCATTCGAAATCATCGGCTTCTAGAAACGTTCCTCGTCGAGTGTCTCGGATATGGGTGGGAAGAGGTCCACGAAGAATGCGACCGACTCGAACATCACGTGAGTCAGCGGTTTACGACATCACTCGAATCGTTCCTCTCCAACCCGGAGACTGACCCGCACGGTGACCCAATTCCGGATACGAACCTCGATGTCCCCACGGAGAGTAATCTAGTGCACCTCGATACCGTAGACGAGGGAACGACGGTGACGGTTCAACGCATCTTGACAGGGGAACGAGAGACGCTCGAATATCTCGCAAGTAGAGGACTCGAACCAGAAGATACCGTCACTGTTGAAGAACGAACCCCGATTGGATTACTCGTCATTTCGACAGCGACCGGCCAACCGCGATTGCCGACCGAAACCGCACGCCAAATTATCTGTTCTCACACATAA
- a CDS encoding deoxyhypusine synthase has translation MNEDESHEHVVPGSDEELTTADVRGYDFRGEFTFDDLLDAYATTGFQATQLAEAIDIAERMQEDDATIYLTLTSNIISSGLREVVAYLVREGYVDVLITTSGSLTEDVIKTAKPFKMGEWDADEADLREQGINRLGNLFVPSDRYVWLEEYLYDFFEDFFAEEKIRTPTAFARELGETLDDEDSVLKQAADNDVPVYCPALTDAEVGNFLYYYRQGYDSEVGIEILDDYDSLIEDGLLADTTGLIAVGGGVPKHHAIMTNLFRGGADYVVYISTGMEGDGSLSGAPPNEAVSWGKIKERETNYTQIEAEATLVFPLLVAGAFKEIGN, from the coding sequence ATGAATGAAGACGAATCTCACGAACACGTCGTCCCGGGGAGTGACGAAGAACTAACGACGGCGGACGTGCGCGGGTACGATTTCCGCGGTGAGTTTACGTTCGATGACTTGCTGGACGCGTACGCAACAACCGGATTTCAGGCGACACAGCTCGCAGAAGCGATTGATATCGCCGAACGGATGCAGGAGGACGACGCCACCATCTATCTCACTCTCACGTCGAATATCATCTCGTCGGGGCTGCGTGAGGTCGTCGCATATCTCGTTCGTGAAGGGTACGTCGACGTACTAATCACGACATCCGGTTCGCTGACCGAGGATGTAATCAAGACGGCAAAGCCGTTCAAGATGGGTGAGTGGGATGCGGACGAAGCCGACCTCCGTGAACAGGGAATCAATCGGCTCGGCAACCTCTTCGTTCCGTCTGACCGGTACGTCTGGTTGGAGGAATACCTCTATGATTTCTTCGAGGACTTCTTCGCCGAGGAGAAGATACGGACGCCGACGGCGTTCGCACGCGAACTCGGGGAGACGCTCGACGACGAGGATTCGGTCTTGAAGCAAGCGGCGGATAACGACGTGCCGGTGTACTGCCCGGCGCTCACAGACGCCGAAGTCGGGAACTTCCTCTATTACTATCGTCAGGGCTACGACTCGGAGGTCGGCATCGAGATTCTGGACGACTACGACTCACTCATCGAAGATGGGCTGTTAGCTGACACGACGGGACTTATTGCGGTCGGGGGTGGCGTACCGAAGCATCACGCGATTATGACGAACCTCTTCCGTGGCGGTGCGGATTACGTCGTCTACATTTCGACCGGGATGGAAGGAGATGGGTCGCTGTCCGGTGCACCGCCGAACGAGGCTGTGTCTTGGGGTAAAATCAAGGAACGAGAGACGAATTACACGCAAATTGAGGCAGAGGCGACGCTCGTCTTCCCTCTCCTTGTCGCGGGTGCGTTCAAGGAGATAGGGAACTAA